A stretch of DNA from Hippoglossus stenolepis isolate QCI-W04-F060 chromosome 16, HSTE1.2, whole genome shotgun sequence:
AGTAGTTTGTTAATTATCTTACTGGTGCCTGTGAGACTGGGGTGGCTGGGGTCCACTGCAGGGGGGTCTCTGGTGTGGGAACAGAGGCgggagctggagcagaaacTGGCACCAAGTTAGACAGGAGAGTCAAGGGAGACGCACGTCGCCACTCGGTGAGGTTTATAGCAGGGAGGTAGGCAAGTAGGGCAGAAGTGGACGGACCCCACCACCATAAAGCTGCATATAGAGAGGAGAAAATAGAAGTTAACCCTTAATCATAAACtcaaaatacagattttacaACAGGAAAAAGCACATGCCAAATTTTCTACATGTGTCATACTAAGCATTAACACTTATTTCATCTACTATTTTATCTTCCAAGTGATTtaaggaggggaaaaaaaatcaacattcaAGGAAGCATAAAATGATTGATTAGTTCACAAAGTCAAGATTCATTTATATAAATCAGGATCATAAATCTTACAGCTTACGTCCCTGTATCTTTAGACTTTCGAATAAGGTTAGGAAAAACTCCCCAACAGATCCCTCTTCTAGGACTGACAGACACGCAATAGATGTGGTGCATCACAGCAACATAGTAAAAaagtttgtgtttcattatgTACATGCATGTACTTGTGAGCAAGGCTCAACCACAGAATGGAGAAACTCACTAGAAGCCCAGAAGGCCTGACCCCAATCTGATACTGGATTTGCTCTGGAGATGTGTGCTGGTTATAAGGTCTACTGCCTCACTGCAGGCTGCATTTTCTCTCTAAGCGCTCACTACACTGTTACATGAAAGGAGCATTGAGGGTTCTTGTAAACTCACcaaggaggagcagaagaggcaGTAGGAACAGCAGGAGCTTCCAAAGTTTGGGAAGGCATCTAAAACAAAGAGTCACACACTGCTCAGATTAACACACAACATAATTAACACAgcattgtttaaaatgtgctgaaCAACTTCAAAAAGTACTGGTACACAAACTGAAGTAACTTGCATAAATACCATCAGTCTATTCTTGAAAAGAAACAACTCAATTATATCATCTTTGTTAAGGCCTTGAAAATGCTGTAAATCACGtgttaaacatttaataacttCAATAGCTGATTGTTTTGGGCAGAAAAAAACAGttgcaaacacaacaatgagAAAATATCACTTTAGAAAGTCAATCCACTGAAATCAACAGTTTCTTATTTGCGAATAAGGCAATATTatcattcatttggagtcaATGTTTCAGGCCACTTGATGGAAcaaagtccaatattcactgaCCATTTCAGTATTCAGTGGGTTAGTTGTGCTGTTGCCATTAAAAATGGTTCAGCTGGTCAGAAACGTTGCTTTTACAGCAATGAGACTGAATTAAAACAGTAAAGTTGGCAGCCAGACAGAAACAATGAGCTGATTATCATCGAGGAAAACAGCAGATTCCAGTGATAAATCTGAAGTTTCTTCACTTTGAGTGACCCCTTCacacagccatgtttttttttatgaaaacatcatttaaaacagtatcaatattttgaaaaaaatgtagatgttaaaaaattgaaattctCTCTTCTGTGTATTGCGATAGTCTCAGGCTCAAAAAGAAAGAGGGCCGACGGATTCTTACCGTGTCAGAAAGAAGACGTTGAGAAGACACATGACAGACACCAGCTGGTACCATCCTGTTGCAAGAAACCACACGAGTCCCCTGCCTGCCTTCTCTGGGCagattgaaaacatttttagaaaCATTTAGAATGGGAATGAGAACATGATGTGACCATGTTGCACGAGAAATGAGCAGAGGATGCATTTTTCTAAGTAGGTGAGAATGAAGTGTAGCAGACCTGGAGCTGCCAGGAGCATCCAAAACAGCGAGAGCGACTTTTGAGCCACTGTCCCGACCCCTGAAGCCAAAGCTTTGCCCGCTCTCACCACACAGTATCCCGGCTGCAGGAGGCAGTAACCTGGAAGACaagatgagagggaggaaaatgtatttaattcagCATGTGTGGTTCATATATCCCAAAAAAAGGGCTGAGTTAGAAACCTATCAGTACTAAACATATCATTACAACAGTATATTAACAGACTGTCAGCAACATCAAGAGAAGTGGTGGTTAACCTGCATAAGCTAGGACGCTCCACAGCGCCCCCACAAGGCGTCGAGGCCTGGAggactgtttgaggaggacggTGTGTGTCTCAGAATACTGCTTCCCTTTACAGTCATCACCTGCGTGTGCCAAAATGATGCATGAcaagcaaaaaacacaaaaaacaaaaaggatgtGTAAATGAACATGTGAACGCAtcagaagtggaaaaaaaaaactggaatgAATAAAACTTCAAAATTATAAGTAAatcatgacaaaataaaatgcttgtgcatgcatgtgtgtggtggCACACCATGAAGAGCTTGATATAAAGAAATAACCTCATCGCTACAATCATGACTGACAAACACCTTTATTGTTCCTTCTTTAACTATTTTACTGCCCTCAATATTTAAATCTGGCACAGAGTGGGAACAAATATTGAACTCTACCATGAAAAGTCATCTCATGAACCAAAAAGCTATTTTATTGTCAACTATACTGACACTGTATTTTGGGGTTATTTCATTTCCCcacatttttatgaatttgGAGTGATTTCCACTGGTCCCTTGAAATAGATTTGGGCTACAAAtttgagaggaagaaaagcattGGCAGGTCATGACGGTCAACACACGCTGCTGACTAGTTAAAGCGGTTCACACAACCTCTGCTCGCTGGTCCTCACACAGGTCACGCATATTATTAACTCTTGTCAATCATGGCTACCACAAGAAAGAGAGatggtgtgtgtggttgttgtgtgcATCTGCTTACACAGGGAACCATTGAGATTAAGATGTGATGCATCCTCAGTCACCAGATCCTTGACATTCATGCTTCCACAGAAACTTGTGTGAGCtgcaacatacagtacataaaacgcattaatctaaaaaaaactaaaacatgttgtgtgagaAAAAGGTGACAGAAGGAGAGCGGTTTGAGGAGGGAGAGTGAACGCACAAGCCGCTGCCGTGACGTGAGGAGCTCCGTCTTCATGAGGAAAATGAGAAGAGGTGCATGAAACCACTTAACTGGATACACACAACGGAAACAAGAAGAGCAGATAAAATGCTCCTGCAGCTAAGAATGAAACCAGCTAAAATCAACAGGATGCTGGAAATAAAACTTGACCTGCTGTCAAACACTGTGGTGCAGGGAGAGATGTGCGCTGCACGTTAGCCAAAACTTGAATTTTGTTTACAGACTCTGAAGAGCTTGAAACCTGCAGATTTATCTACAGTCAGAGTCTTTCTAGTTCAGCTCGAGTGATCATCATCTTCATAACCTCATATGAACtcgcattaaaaaaaatgcaaattatCATGTGACCGTTTCGTCTAAATTCAGGAGTGTTTTGGTTGGTGTGGGGTCTTAATTTTCTTCATAAATAGAAAGATAATGTGTGAAAGTGAAGGTTGGAtagaggagaaggaaacagtGATTCTTCGAAGAGCCATTTAAAAAGAATTCTACATTTACTTTTAACCAAATATGAGACTCCTTTTTTCTTATTACAAAAACGCAAGAGCAAAAAAGCAGGAGTGAAATTGAAACAAGAAAGTTCATCAAATAGAAGAGCAGCAGACGAGGTCAGGAGCTGCGACCCTCGACCTTTGTCCCTTGTAATAACAGCTGGTACCTTGTCCTTCATAGCCATTAGCTCTGTAGCCCATCATCCTGTGGAGAGTGTTCTGCTTAAACAGCCACAGTTGGGTCACACCGGAGGACACTGCTCGTCTCATTGAGGCCGACAACGAAGCAAGAACACCTGGTGACACATCCGTCCACACTCGCTGTTAGTCAAAATGCACACTTGAGGCATTGCTTGAGACACAAAGATCGGCAGATAAGATGACGGgggaagagaagaggatgaCAGACACACCCACTGAAAAAGCCATGGATAGCCCGATTACAGGAAAGATAATAAGGTAACATGTGAAATAGAAACAGACCAGGAAACAGACCAGAAACATTAAGAAGTAGAATGGCACTTAatggagcgcatacctccaaccaaggcccaacagtccccttacatcCCATGCACTCAATGTGCTTATttctttaatcaagatccatgatttattccctgggaaaacagaaaatgttgaCGCCCCCTATCTTGCCCTATGTCAGAAAAAGTGGGAAAAAATCCTTAATTTCCACAGCAAAATCTaatgtgttcttccctgacacatactGCATCCCTaaaccaagttttgtggtaatccatcaaTTCGATTTAGAGTAATCTaccttaaaaacaaacaaaccaaccaaccaaccaaccaacaaatggacaggggtgaaaagaAGCCCGCTAAGGTGGAAAGCAGAGAGTGGACATTACAAATTATCtgcaaaaaacaaagaggagccAAAAATGAGTCCGTTTTTTCCTCATCGACAGCGaatgacagaagaagaaaaagagagaatgaagaaCCATGAGTAAAGAGCAAAGAATGCCTCTTCTTGTGTACCTTTTCCTTGAGAGCTCCTGGCCTTTGAGCCCAGCCACAGCACATTGTTGAAGACCAGGGTGACTAAGGACACGATGGGGGCCAGGACTCGTTTGCTGTAGCGTATACACGTGTTAGACACAGACATCAGGACACCTGGAAAGACACACCACCATCAATTATATTCTCATCGTCACAGCTGAATTAAGATATGGACACATCGTGAGTGGAAGATCAATATGACATTTCAGTTCACCTGGACAGCTTCTCACCTGTCTTGTTCCTCCGACTCCTGTCTCTGGAGTATATACTTGTGAAAGTTAAAGACGAGGAGGAAGGGCTGTCAGTGGAAGCTTCTGCAGACTGAGATGATGACAACGGCGACGACCGTGTGATAAGTGAGTCCGTCTCCTGAGAGTGCAAAGAGCAGTCTTTGCAGATGTAGCCGTTAGCGAGCGAGGCGTGCGACTCTGAAACGCTGGCGTCGCCGTTTACGTTTGATGAGCAGTGGTCGGTGCCGGAGCTCTTCCCTGAGGGAGAacattagaaaagaaaaatgaaaaggcaAATGGTTCAATTCACAAAGTATTAAAGCCATAAATaagaaacaaaatatgaaaGGAAAACACTGCTGGGGTTATACTGAGCTAGATCTGGGTGGTTTAATTAACTGTATATCAATGCattgtattatatattagtTTATAATCTTCATCTGTATCTGCATAAAATTATAATCAAGTACAATTATGAGCTACTTGAGTAAAAGATGAACTCATAACTGCATCTGTTACACAGAAGCAGCAACAATCTCACTGTTATCAATTATCAATATTCATTATAGCAGTTTGTTCAGTGTTCATTAAGAGACATTAGAACAGTAATGCATTTCTTTCTCAAACGTGTACTTATAAGTGTGCTACTTTCTACAGTTTATAGTCTATTGTAGATTTGTGTTATAATTTCATATCCTTAAAATTATTATAtcttaaattcatttaaaagatGCTTGAATAACTTCAAAATTTTGTCCATGACCTAGTTTGGACCTGGTGTTATCATCCATCCTGAGAAGGTTGAGACagatttttactcttttctgTGTCCATACGTTAATTTGTTTGCGGCCGCCACCACAATATCAACCCTGACCACCAAATCATGATTGccacttttcttaaattggtaaaaataGCAGCacaaattgattaattaattcagTCCCTCCTGACACCATTCgggataaaaacaacacaatttggtcttcacaaacacaaatgaactacatgatcatttgcatacagagcagggaagtgatATCCGATTACAGGAAGTCACAAGAGACATcgaggacacattttaatgtcagatgTGAACAGACGAACTTAGAGCTGTCCAATTGCAATCAGATCTCtgaggacggatgttaataccaggtctgaatacTATGTTCTACAACTGACCCCAGTGACCACCCACAGACatagaggtggtggtggtggttgtggtgatGGTGCGTCGTTTCATTCGGGACTGGTCCTGGATGGAGCTGTGCAGGGAGGCGTCGGACACCGTGTTGCTTTCCTGAATGCTGCCGCTGTTGATGATCGGGGTACTAACAGCTGAGAAGGAGAGGGTTTTCCTCGGGGTGGCTACTTGGCTCAGAGATAGAGACAGTAAGTTGGACTGCTGCTTTTTGCTCCGCAGTGTCCTGGGAgagcagagacaggaaacaagTAGAGATGTGAGTGTTGGTGCGTGTTAGGGAGTATGACTGAGGCAAGTTGAGACGGCTACAATGATATAAACTCAAATGCCAAAAGACAGAGATAAAATTGCAGATCATTTACTGATACTCTCTGGTAGAACGGCATGCGAGAGAGATAGTACCCATCGTTAGTCTCACCGTGTCTCTCTCCTGGTGCTGgtgtagctgctgctgttgctgtggttcTGAGAGGGATCGGCCAGGCTCTCGTCGCCATAGTGACCGGCAGTGGTCTGCAGACGCAGGCTCCGCCGTGACATCCTGGGCGACTCGTACACAGGAGCAATCTGGTGCTCCTTCTCAAACTCTAACGCTGCTGTGGAGTAGCTGGAactgagagagaaggaaagtggGGGAGATAGAAGAGGAAAGAAGTTTGATGTAAGGAGGTATTGAAACGCAGGTCTGATCCACAGAAATCCATTTTAGAGACAAACAGACCTCAAGTGACTGTTAACCTTGAATCAGAACTAAGTACtaagtttttttgtttaaacacaaacaagaaaaaaacacagcagcaggcagagcttGTTCCAGGCAATTGGCAGTGGGcctgacaggaagtgactcACTCACAAGGAAGGcagaaaacaattaaataaaaaacaaaagacagtgTGTCTCTGAAAgtcaaattgaaaaaataagTCAAGTAAAAAAACCCAAAGTTATGCAaggctaaaaagaaaaaatctacGCTCCTCATTTCAATCCAAAGCCAACCGCAAGTGGAAACACACCATGAAGGTTGTAAAGTTTGACTTTGCCCTACTTCCAGCAGCAGTGAGTCACTGGGCCACACCCACAGAGGCAGAAGAGCCCAACACAGAAATGAGAAACAGGCAACAGGGCAGCGATCCACTGGAAAGTCTCTGGAGCAGTTATAGAAACTACTTCCACCATCCTGCTGAACTGACTGTGTCAATCTTATTTTCaacacacatttgaatttaCCTACAGCTTATACAACATGGCAGGTGCTGTGTGATCCCTTATTACATGAGAGATTGAACTAAAATGATCTGACCATGCTGCGCTTTCTCTGCAGGCTGTGTGTACTCGTCACTGGTTGTTCAACTAGGTCGTTCAAGCTGAATAACTCCACAGACGTGCAGGGGAgggtggatgaagaggaggggcaAAGCTTTTTATCTGtcgctggaggagagagaacaaaCTTCCTGTTAGACGCTTGGAACAGAGGGACCTTCCCAGTTAAAACAACAGCTGTTTGGTTTGGAGACATGAGCACAGAGTGGCCCTGTGCTCAGCGGCAGTATATCAAGGCAaagcatgtactgtacatgtacagtatatgtgcaCGATGCTCACTGGAGCCTCCCTCCGGCTCTAACCCCAGAGGATTACACACTCATACCAAGATTCAATTATGTGCTTTCGTCTTCGCCCCGCCTCCTGCTCTAACTGGCTTTTCTCTGGGCACATGACCGGGGCAGCACCTTTCCTCTGCATCCTGAATATAAGTACATGTGCAAGTGTTCCCTCCTTTTACTCCAAGCACAACAATATTAAAGGTTCCAAAGCTAGTAGACCATCATCATGGTCTGTTAAACACAACACTCTGGCATACAGTCAGGCATACGacttcatcatttttaaaataaagctgAGACAAGGAACTTTCACTCTGCCAGTAATTGTCTGATTATTCAATAACTCAATCGGTCTATAATTATCCCTTCAtttgtgtaaatacacaaactaaAGTGAAATGGTTGCAGACGTATTAACTATGCAACTCCTGCTCTGTGCTCCGCGACCCAAGAGTCTACGCATGCGTCTGTGTGTGACACGCCACTCTCCTGGTCTTTCCCAGTCACATTGCAATGAGCCAACATGCAGTCACTGAAAACAGGCAGAAGGAATGTAAACACGCAGTGGTACCATCAGATATGTATGTGCCATAGGGCTGAGCCAAATGCAACAAAGCTTtgactgttgccatggcaatagACGCCGAAATACGAGCAATAATTtgtatcattgttattattattttctatccGTTAGCTATTGCAACATAGAAAAGAGGCATATGACGAATTATGATGAGTTTTGCAAATGGCCTGGAAAATGATAAAACGACTGAAGTTACTGTGACCCCTTTGCCAACAACACATATCTGTGTATATCTGTATCCAACTGTAGACAATGTATCTCTACATGTACTGAACTGCCTGAGAGGAACAGTTTCACACCAGTAACAGAAGAAGCAGAGGCCATGTAAGGACAGTTGAGCAGAGAGTCCCTGTGGATCCCTGCAAGGGGACGGCATGGGGACCATGGAGGACAAAATCTAAGTAGAGGAGCTAGATAACAAACAGGGTGTAAACTACAGATGAGCCAGGCATCAATTTTCCATCACGTCACACTGCTCATTACATTCAAATATCAGAACATAGCTGTGGGGCGGTTTGTTATTGTTAAACTGCTGAGAACGCAGAGTTTCAAACTCACAAGAATGAAATTCCTTCCAATGGGTCGGAGGAGCCCAACAGTTACTACAGCTAGTAAAGATTGCTCACAGTTACATCCTCAGCTAAGAACAACAAAGAACACACAAGTTAAttcatcagatcataaaataCTGGTTCAGCCTTCACTGATAGTGTCACAGACTGAATGCCTGGGGCGTTGAAGCCCTGTGCAGGGCAGGGCACGTCAGGTCAGGGTGTGatgtgtgagaaagaaaacacacctgTCTGTCAGTGTAGCCTATAACCAGGTGCACAAGTTAATTTAAGCTTTTGCTCTGCCGGACAATTTATGAGCACAATTACACACAGATCACTTTCAAGTGATCTCAGACTTTGGGACCCCAGTAGAAATCTTTATTTGAACAACACAACCAATGCTCCTGTATCCGGATTTCACAGAACAAAGTGTGTATCTCCTAAGCAAACATGTCCTCCttcaacaaactaaaacaatccatctactaattccagaaatgtctgtctgtggaacacatatcgagaactgttcatcttatgGGCTTCTctcttggcatgtgtattcATGTTAAGCCAAGAaggtgcaatttggacacatgatatgtttaatattaatatacaggtcgaccagcgctctgtagcagcagcaccCGGGACTCATCAATGTAAATGACTTTCTAGTAcatgacaacagcaacaacaagtGATTGTCCagttctgcgtactgagtcgagcttcactttgaactttgaataaacaggtgagcagctctctgtgcagcagcagtggcctCTGGG
This window harbors:
- the sun1b gene encoding SUN domain-containing protein 1 isoform X4, yielding MSRRSLRLQTTAGHYGDESLADPSQNHSNSSSYTSTRRETRTLRSKKQQSNLLSLSLSQVATPRKTLSFSAVSTPIINSGSIQESNTVSDASLHSSIQDQSRMKRRTITTTTTTTSMSVGGHWGKSSGTDHCSSNVNGDASVSESHASLANGYICKDCSLHSQETDSLITRSSPLSSSQSAEASTDSPSSSSLTFTSIYSRDRSRRNKTGVLMSVSNTCIRYSKRVLAPIVSLVTLVFNNVLWLGSKARSSQGKGVLASLSASMRRAVSSGVTQLWLFKQNTLHRMMGYRANGYEGQAHTSFCGSMNVKDLVTEDASHLNLNGSLCDDCKGKQYSETHTVLLKQSSRPRRLVGALWSVLAYAGYCLLQPGYCVVRAGKALASGVGTVAQKSLSLFWMLLAAPEKAGRGLVWFLATGWYQLVSVMCLLNVFFLTRCLPKLWKLLLFLLPLLLLLALWWWGPSTSALLAYLPAINLTEWRRASPLTLLSNLVPVSAPAPASVPTPETPLQWTPATPVSQAPPILPPMAVSSVDLERLERVERQLALLWSQVQQGDQKQEERHGDVLGLYSTLREHIHTETNRESLGLWVSSLLEQRLGILRGELEQENTHRVQSEEQQKQQQESRAARLADLELLLKALAAQTEEVQQKQQQFEHEREAKEKKAVIAAAPTAPISVGVNQEDHDALLAEVQRLELELSKIRGDLQGVVGCKGRCEQLDNLRETITAQVSSQVRKELQVLFFGSGGSGEEQGEVPESLMYWLSQRYVSTPDLQASLAALELSILRNVSLQLELNRAETLGEAEFQAKTIVKTVTGSVQHTVSAEGLKEEQVKLIVQNALRLYSYDRTGLVDYALESGGGSILSTRCSETYETKTALMSLFGLPLWYFSQSPRVVIQPDVYPGNCWAFKGSQGYLVIRLSLRVLPTSFCLEHIPKALSPTGNITSAPRNFTVYGLDDEYQEEGKLLGHYTYQEDGESLQTFPVMEQNDKAFQIIEVRVLSNWGHPDYTCLYRFRVHGEPRSQ
- the sun1b gene encoding SUN domain-containing protein 1 isoform X2 gives rise to the protein MTMDFSQLHTYTPPQCAPENTGYTYSLSSSYSTAALEFEKEHQIAPVYESPRMSRRSLRLQTTAGHYGDESLADPSQNHSNSSSYTSTRRETRTLRSKKQQSNLLSLSLSQVATPRKTLSFSAVSTPIINSGSIQESNTVSDASLHSSIQDQSRMKRRTITTTTTTTSMSVGGHWGKSSGTDHCSSNVNGDASVSESHASLANGYICKDCSLHSQETDSLITRSSPLSSSQSAEASTDSPSSSSLTFTSIYSRDRSRRNKTGVLMSVSNTCIRYSKRVLAPIVSLVTLVFNNVLWLGSKARSSQGKGVLASLSASMRRAVSSGVTQLWLFKQNTLHRMMGYRANGYEGQAHTSFCGSMNVKDLVTEDASHLNLNGSLCDDCKGKQYSETHTVLLKQSSRPRRLVGALWSVLAYAGYCLLQPGYCVVRAGKALASGVGTVAQKSLSLFWMLLAAPEKAGRGLVWFLATGWYQLVSVMCLLNVFFLTRCLPKLWKLLLFLLPLLLLLALWWWGPSTSALLAYLPAINLTEWRRASPLTLLSNLVPVSAPAPASVPTPETPLQWTPATPVSQAPPILPPMAVSSVDLERLERVERQLALLWSQVQQGDQKQEERHGDVLGLYSTLREHIHTETNRESLGLWVSSLLEQRLGILRGELEQENTHRVQSEEQQKQQQESRAARLADLELLLKALAAQTEEVQQKQQQFEHEREAKEKKAVIAAAPTAPISVGVNQEDHDALLAEVQRLELELSKIRGDLQGVVGCKGRCEQLDNLRETITAQVSSQVRKELQVLFFGSGGSGEEQGEVPESLMYWLSQRYVSTPDLQASLAALELSILRNVSLQLELNRAETLGEAEFQAKTIVKTVTGSVQHTVSAEGLKEEQVKLIVQNALRLYSYDRTGLVDYALESGGGSILSTRCSETYETKTALMSLFGLPLWYFSQSPRVVIQPDVYPGNCWAFKGSQGYLVIRLSLRVLPTSFCLEHIPKALSPTGNITSAPRNFTVYGLDDEYQEEGKLLGHYTYQEDGESLQTFPVMEQNDKAFQIIEVRVLSNWGHPDYTCLYRFRVHGEPRSQ
- the sun1b gene encoding SUN domain-containing protein 1 isoform X1, producing the protein MQEESKQRRMTMDFSQLHTYTPPQCAPENTGYTYSLSSSYSTAALEFEKEHQIAPVYESPRMSRRSLRLQTTAGHYGDESLADPSQNHSNSSSYTSTRRETRTLRSKKQQSNLLSLSLSQVATPRKTLSFSAVSTPIINSGSIQESNTVSDASLHSSIQDQSRMKRRTITTTTTTTSMSVGGHWGKSSGTDHCSSNVNGDASVSESHASLANGYICKDCSLHSQETDSLITRSSPLSSSQSAEASTDSPSSSSLTFTSIYSRDRSRRNKTGVLMSVSNTCIRYSKRVLAPIVSLVTLVFNNVLWLGSKARSSQGKGVLASLSASMRRAVSSGVTQLWLFKQNTLHRMMGYRANGYEGQAHTSFCGSMNVKDLVTEDASHLNLNGSLCDDCKGKQYSETHTVLLKQSSRPRRLVGALWSVLAYAGYCLLQPGYCVVRAGKALASGVGTVAQKSLSLFWMLLAAPEKAGRGLVWFLATGWYQLVSVMCLLNVFFLTRCLPKLWKLLLFLLPLLLLLALWWWGPSTSALLAYLPAINLTEWRRASPLTLLSNLVPVSAPAPASVPTPETPLQWTPATPVSQAPPILPPMAVSSVDLERLERVERQLALLWSQVQQGDQKQEERHGDVLGLYSTLREHIHTETNRESLGLWVSSLLEQRLGILRGELEQENTHRVQSEEQQKQQQESRAARLADLELLLKALAAQTEEVQQKQQQFEHEREAKEKKAVIAAAPTAPISVGVNQEDHDALLAEVQRLELELSKIRGDLQGVVGCKGRCEQLDNLRETITAQVSSQVRKELQVLFFGSGGSGEEQGEVPESLMYWLSQRYVSTPDLQASLAALELSILRNVSLQLELNRAETLGEAEFQAKTIVKTVTGSVQHTVSAEGLKEEQVKLIVQNALRLYSYDRTGLVDYALESGGGSILSTRCSETYETKTALMSLFGLPLWYFSQSPRVVIQPDVYPGNCWAFKGSQGYLVIRLSLRVLPTSFCLEHIPKALSPTGNITSAPRNFTVYGLDDEYQEEGKLLGHYTYQEDGESLQTFPVMEQNDKAFQIIEVRVLSNWGHPDYTCLYRFRVHGEPRSQ